The following are encoded in a window of Acidobacteriota bacterium genomic DNA:
- a CDS encoding ABC transporter permease, whose protein sequence is MNFLMTLRVAFRALARNKMRSMLTMLGIIIGVASVIAMVSVGQGAQSSIQEQISSMGTNMLTIFSGSMNMGGVRSGTGSTSTNTFTADDLDAIKREVPTVAMTSPSVGASAQLVFGNQNWNSRVQGVGEDYPKIRKWQLQSGEFITEADIRTAARVVVLGQTVVDNLFPGIDPVGQMIRVRELPFRVIGVMARRGTDAGGRDQDDTLFCPYTTVQKKLLSITNIQMAYISAITPAATYTAQEQITDLLRQRHKLAASQDNDFMVRNMTDVAETADETNRIMTILLASIASVSLLVGGIGIMNIMLVSVTERTREIGIRMAIGARSSAVRTQFLIESIVLSVLGGLLGIGIGVLFSLLIPKMLGWPTLVSVTSIIGSVVFSAAVGIFFGYYPARKAASLDPIDALRFE, encoded by the coding sequence ATGAACTTTCTGATGACGTTACGTGTCGCCTTTCGCGCGCTGGCGCGTAATAAGATGCGCTCGATGCTGACCATGCTCGGCATCATTATCGGTGTGGCTTCGGTGATTGCGATGGTCAGCGTGGGGCAGGGCGCGCAGTCTTCGATCCAGGAACAGATTTCGAGCATGGGCACCAACATGCTCACGATCTTTTCCGGTTCGATGAATATGGGTGGTGTGCGCAGCGGCACCGGTTCCACCAGTACCAATACCTTCACTGCTGATGACCTCGACGCTATCAAGCGCGAGGTGCCGACTGTGGCGATGACGTCGCCTTCGGTCGGTGCCAGCGCGCAGCTTGTCTTCGGCAATCAGAACTGGAACAGCCGTGTGCAAGGCGTGGGGGAAGATTACCCCAAGATTCGCAAATGGCAGCTTCAAAGCGGCGAATTTATCACGGAGGCTGATATTCGCACCGCCGCGCGCGTGGTTGTCTTGGGCCAAACTGTGGTGGACAACCTTTTCCCTGGTATTGATCCGGTAGGCCAAATGATCCGCGTGCGCGAACTGCCTTTCCGCGTCATTGGCGTAATGGCGCGGCGCGGGACTGACGCTGGTGGCCGCGACCAGGACGATACGCTTTTTTGCCCCTACACAACGGTGCAGAAAAAGCTGCTTTCGATTACCAACATTCAGATGGCCTATATTTCAGCCATCACGCCCGCCGCCACCTACACCGCGCAAGAGCAGATCACTGACCTGTTGCGCCAACGGCATAAACTCGCCGCCAGTCAGGATAATGATTTCATGGTGCGCAATATGACCGACGTGGCCGAGACGGCAGATGAAACCAACCGCATCATGACCATCCTGCTTGCCAGCATCGCCAGCGTTTCGCTGCTGGTCGGCGGCATCGGCATCATGAACATCATGCTCGTCAGCGTGACCGAACGCACGCGGGAGATCGGCATTCGCATGGCGATCGGCGCGCGTTCGTCCGCCGTGCGCACGCAATTCCTGATCGAATCCATCGTGCTCAGTGTCCTGGGCGGATTGTTAGGCATCGGAATCGGCGTGCTGTTTTCGCTGCTGATTCCAAAAATGCTGGGTTGGCCGACGCTTGTCTCAGTGACTTCGATCATTGGCTCAGTCGTCTTTTCGGCAGCAGTTGGTATCTTCTTTGGCTATTATCCGGCGCGCAAAGCGGCGTCACTTGATCCGATTGACGCGCTGCGATTCGAATAG
- a CDS encoding glycoside hydrolase family 88 protein codes for MPTSFHERTALQATLADAFDFAQRQVKALLEKYPADYYPMYSVAGQFGQDRKRWTHWCDGFYPGIMFIFAEATGERFWLDKAVAFSTPLEERQYDRAVHDLGFLFFSTYLRWLKLGGPRERIEPVLIQAGRTMAMRFMERGQYLRSFVEPASLFIDIMMNVGTIFHAGLQTGDAHLLDVAHRHCLTTRRTLVRGDGSTAHEALFEPESGECLRQSTHQGYRGDSCWSRGLAWSLYGFTRSHQQTGRAEYLETAQLNADYYLENTPADGVTPWDYDAPDAGPLARTQVDTSACAIAASGLLDLAEVAPDRTKARAYRDFALTSLQTLAQKYLGRLTPGFEGILNGGVYHIHKNLGVHEAVLFGEYFFVEALDKALKSLSKAATPAHVTPYPETSLPAWARTWADGPTEEEMPAPEARG; via the coding sequence ATGCCGACGAGCTTTCACGAGCGGACTGCTTTGCAGGCTACGCTCGCTGATGCCTTTGACTTTGCGCAGAGGCAAGTCAAGGCGCTGCTGGAAAAATATCCGGCGGATTACTATCCGATGTATTCCGTCGCGGGCCAGTTCGGCCAAGACCGCAAACGTTGGACGCATTGGTGCGATGGGTTTTATCCGGGAATAATGTTTATCTTCGCCGAAGCGACCGGCGAGCGCTTTTGGCTGGACAAGGCTGTCGCGTTTAGCACGCCGCTGGAAGAGCGGCAATATGACCGCGCCGTGCATGATCTGGGCTTTCTGTTTTTCTCAACCTATCTGCGCTGGCTCAAACTGGGCGGGCCACGCGAACGCATCGAGCCGGTGTTGATTCAAGCGGGCCGAACGATGGCGATGCGCTTTATGGAACGCGGGCAATATCTGCGCTCGTTCGTCGAACCGGCGTCGCTCTTCATAGACATCATGATGAATGTCGGGACGATCTTTCACGCGGGCTTGCAAACGGGCGATGCGCATTTGCTGGATGTGGCGCACCGGCATTGTTTGACGACGCGGCGCACACTGGTGCGGGGCGATGGTTCGACCGCGCATGAGGCGCTATTCGAGCCGGAATCCGGCGAATGCCTGCGCCAGTCCACACACCAAGGCTATCGCGGCGATTCGTGCTGGAGCCGTGGCTTGGCTTGGTCGCTCTATGGCTTCACGCGTTCGCACCAACAGACCGGGCGCGCGGAGTATCTGGAAACCGCGCAGTTAAACGCCGATTACTATTTGGAAAACACCCCGGCAGATGGCGTGACGCCGTGGGATTACGATGCGCCGGACGCTGGGCCGCTGGCGCGCACACAAGTGGACACCTCGGCTTGTGCGATTGCGGCGTCAGGCTTGCTGGATTTGGCCGAGGTCGCGCCGGATCGCACCAAGGCGCGGGCCTATCGGGATTTTGCGTTGACGTCATTGCAAACGCTGGCGCAAAAATATCTGGGCCGGTTGACGCCGGGTTTTGAAGGCATCTTGAACGGCGGCGTTTATCACATACACAAAAACCTGGGCGTGCATGAAGCCGTGCTGTTTGGCGAATACTTTTTTGTCGAGGCGCTCGACAAGGCGCTGAAATCCTTGAGCAAAGCCGCGACGCCTGCGCACGTTACGCCGTATCCTGAAACCTCGCTGCCCGCTTGGGCGCGCACTTGGGCGGATGGGCCGACGGAAGAAGAAATGCCTGCGCCCGAAGCAAGGGGATAA
- a CDS encoding 3-ketoacyl-ACP reductase translates to MTDRPVSLVTGAGRGIGRGIAVELAKLGHAVAINYAGNASAAEECLQLVRAAGGVGLTVRADVASTEDRARLVQTVLAAYGRIDLLVNNAGVAPDVRADILDAGEASFDRLININLKGPYFLTQLVARQMIEQVKGGALTSSGLPRIVTITSVSAYTASVNRGDYCVAKAGLAMMTALYAARLAEYGINVYEVRPGVIATAMTAGVKEKYDGLIAQGAWPLRRWGQPEDIGRAVAAIARGDLPYSTGEVLNVDGGFHLRTL, encoded by the coding sequence ATGACAGACAGACCGGTTTCATTGGTGACGGGCGCGGGGCGCGGCATCGGACGCGGCATCGCTGTTGAACTCGCCAAGCTGGGGCACGCGGTGGCGATCAATTACGCGGGCAATGCCAGCGCGGCGGAGGAGTGCTTGCAACTGGTGCGGGCGGCGGGTGGCGTTGGCCTCACGGTGCGCGCCGATGTCGCTTCAACTGAAGACCGGGCGCGGCTGGTGCAAACGGTGCTGGCGGCGTATGGCCGCATTGATTTGCTGGTGAACAATGCGGGCGTTGCGCCGGACGTGCGGGCTGACATTCTGGATGCGGGCGAGGCGTCGTTTGACCGGCTCATCAACATCAACCTGAAAGGGCCGTATTTCCTGACGCAACTCGTCGCGCGGCAAATGATCGAACAGGTCAAAGGCGGCGCTCTTACTTCTTCCGGCTTGCCGCGCATCGTGACGATTACGTCGGTGTCGGCGTACACGGCGTCGGTCAATCGCGGCGATTATTGCGTGGCCAAGGCGGGGCTGGCGATGATGACGGCGCTCTATGCGGCGCGGCTGGCGGAATACGGCATCAATGTTTATGAAGTGCGGCCCGGTGTGATTGCCACCGCGATGACGGCGGGCGTGAAAGAAAAATACGATGGCTTAATTGCACAAGGGGCTTGGCCGTTGCGCCGTTGGGGGCAGCCCGAAGACATCGGACGGGCGGTGGCGGCTATCGCGCGGGGCGATTTGCCTTATTCGACCGGCGAAGTGCTTAATGTGGATGGGGGATTCCATTTGCGGACGTTATGA
- a CDS encoding S9 family peptidase encodes MFSKFSRLACLLLLVSTFAQAQTKRPITHEDVWLMKRVGAPVPSPDGKWVVFSVVEPAYDEKDQVSDLWIVPADASAKPRRLTNTKGGESGATWSPDSTRIVFAARREGDEVAQLYILDVVNGGEAQRVTSLSTGARSPQFSPDGKWLLFQSSVYPGALDDAANQKIAADRKARKYNARVYESFPIRNWDRWVDEKQTHVFVQSLEPGSKAKDLLAGTKLANEAGFSGAFTSGGDDLQAVWTPDSAGIVFVAMTNRNAAAYSETNTNLHQVAVTGGEPKALTMGKDSYSNPKFSPEGKTLFVGFEPSTQFTYNTSRLVGLAWPNLDSRKTLVDSMGSFAISQDGRTIYFSSEMGGFELVFEVPVTGRLSVGYKVLASAQRNGCYTNLATGGGKVFANWENATHPLEIVRLEGSVYAKPLTSFNAERVTQLDWQSLETFEFTSKQGRKIRSFIALPPNFDENKKYPLFVVIHGGPHSMWRDQFVLRWNYHLLAAPGYVVLLTNYTGSTGFGEKFAQAIMGDPLKTPGDEINEAADEAIKRFKFIDASRQAAGGASYGGHLANWLQATTTRYKCLISHAGLVNLETQWATSDTIYDRERNNGGPVWEQGEIWRKQNPIRYAAQFKTPILLSVGEQDFRVPMNNTLENWSVLQRMRVPSKLLVFPEENHWVLKGENSRFWYGEVHAWLKRWLN; translated from the coding sequence ATGTTCTCCAAATTCTCCCGGCTTGCCTGCTTGCTGCTGTTGGTTTCCACCTTTGCCCAGGCGCAAACCAAACGCCCCATTACGCACGAAGACGTCTGGCTGATGAAGCGTGTCGGCGCGCCCGTGCCTTCGCCCGATGGTAAATGGGTCGTGTTTTCGGTGGTTGAACCGGCCTATGACGAGAAAGATCAAGTCTCGGATTTGTGGATTGTGCCCGCCGATGCTTCGGCAAAACCGCGTCGCCTCACGAACACCAAAGGCGGCGAAAGCGGCGCTACGTGGTCGCCCGACAGCACGCGCATCGTCTTTGCCGCACGACGCGAAGGCGATGAGGTGGCGCAGCTTTACATCCTGGATGTCGTCAATGGCGGCGAAGCGCAGCGTGTGACTTCGCTCTCGACTGGCGCGCGCAGTCCGCAATTTTCACCCGATGGCAAGTGGCTACTCTTTCAAAGCAGCGTCTATCCGGGCGCGCTCGACGATGCCGCCAACCAGAAAATCGCCGCCGACCGCAAGGCGCGCAAATACAACGCCCGCGTTTATGAAAGCTTCCCGATTCGCAATTGGGATCGTTGGGTTGACGAAAAGCAAACGCATGTCTTTGTGCAGTCGCTCGAACCCGGCAGCAAGGCGAAGGATTTGCTGGCTGGCACGAAGCTGGCGAATGAAGCGGGCTTTTCGGGCGCGTTCACATCTGGCGGTGATGATTTGCAGGCGGTGTGGACGCCGGACAGCGCGGGCATTGTGTTTGTGGCGATGACGAATCGGAATGCTGCGGCATACAGCGAGACGAATACGAATTTGCACCAAGTCGCTGTAACTGGCGGTGAACCGAAGGCACTGACGATGGGTAAAGATAGTTACAGCAATCCGAAGTTCAGTCCAGAGGGAAAGACACTGTTTGTGGGGTTCGAGCCAAGCACTCAATTCACTTATAACACCTCACGTCTTGTCGGCTTGGCTTGGCCTAACTTGGATTCTAGAAAGACGCTAGTTGACTCTATGGGCAGTTTTGCAATTAGCCAAGATGGCAGGACGATATACTTCTCATCTGAAATGGGTGGCTTTGAATTGGTGTTTGAGGTTCCTGTAACAGGGCGCCTTAGTGTTGGCTATAAAGTGCTGGCTAGCGCACAACGAAATGGCTGTTACACCAACCTTGCGACTGGAGGTGGAAAGGTCTTTGCTAACTGGGAAAACGCAACCCACCCACTCGAAATTGTTAGGTTAGAGGGGTCAGTTTACGCCAAACCGCTTACGAGCTTTAATGCCGAACGAGTTACTCAACTTGACTGGCAATCATTGGAAACTTTTGAGTTCACGAGTAAGCAAGGGCGCAAGATTCGCAGCTTCATCGCTCTACCACCCAACTTTGACGAAAACAAAAAGTATCCGCTCTTTGTCGTCATCCACGGCGGGCCGCATTCGATGTGGCGTGATCAGTTTGTGCTGCGCTGGAACTATCACCTGTTGGCTGCGCCAGGTTACGTCGTGTTGTTGACCAATTACACCGGCTCGACCGGCTTTGGCGAAAAGTTCGCGCAGGCGATTATGGGTGACCCGCTCAAAACGCCCGGCGACGAGATCAATGAGGCTGCCGACGAAGCGATCAAGCGTTTCAAGTTTATTGATGCCTCACGCCAGGCGGCGGGTGGTGCGAGTTACGGTGGCCACTTGGCCAACTGGTTGCAGGCGACGACAACGCGCTACAAATGCCTGATCTCGCACGCGGGGTTGGTCAACCTGGAAACGCAATGGGCAACCAGCGACACCATCTACGACCGCGAACGCAATAACGGCGGCCCGGTTTGGGAGCAAGGCGAAATCTGGCGCAAACAAAATCCGATCCGCTATGCCGCGCAATTCAAAACGCCGATCCTGCTCAGCGTGGGCGAACAGGACTTCCGCGTGCCCATGAACAACACGCTGGAAAACTGGAGCGTGCTGCAACGCATGCGCGTCCCCAGCAAGTTGCTGGTCTTTCCCGAAGAGAATCATTGGGTGCTCAAAGGCGAGAACAGCCGCTTCTGGTATGGCGAAGTGCATGCTTGGCTGAAACGCTGGTTGAACTGA
- a CDS encoding S9 family peptidase: MKQQHSILMTLFLAAALALVLTPGASISAQQSGAAPAKAEGGKRPIEMKDILAWKRLGTATVSNDGKYFAYKLTPTEGDGEAVLRRVADDKEWRFAIGESAGFGGGGGGGAFGEGPVARELAFSEDGNWFAFTVYPGAKEAKRLKRERKPLQNKITLVELATEKKTEFEKIRRFAFSAENAAWIALHRYGAEAAPAGPTVATGPPSGAPAGGGAAAPERATGSDLILHELATGNELNVGNVADFAFNKKGDWLAWTIDATDKVGNGIQVRNMSNGAVLPLDSDKAVYRGLNWTEKGEALAAVKGVEDKGFEDKLYSLVAVTFSSGTPQKTVYDPRQDKDFPAGLSVSPNRSPAWTDDLSAVLFGIQEVKRKKPGREGEAKAPETVAVTAAAPPAGMRPPQDETEKPDLVLWHWQDKRLQAQQQVEEPRDKNFSYLAIYRVAEKKFMRLADEMVRNVNAAPKQQWAIGSDTREYELMSNLDGRRYQDVYVIDLKTGARKLALKKARNVFGPSTDGTQLLYHEDGHFMTYDLATGQTQNLTAKVPAVFWNEEDDHNVVKPPTFPLGWTKDSKAVLLTDGWDIWQVPTRSGGQAVNLTVNGKRDKIRYQTRFRLDPEEKGIDLAQPLYVRAYGEWTKKMGIARIEPGKPGAKPLMWDDAAYGTLVKAKTADAYFFTRETPTDFPDYFVADASLGNAHKLTTANPQQKDFLWSAGAKLIEYTSAKGDKLQGSLFLPANYQPGKSYPTIVYIYEKLSQGQNTYTAPTANGFNKAVYTSNGYAVLMPDITYKINDPGMSAVWCILPALQAAIATGVVDKDNVALHGHSWGGYQTAFMVTQTNAFKAAIAGAPLTDMISMYNLIYWNSGGGNMAIFESSQGRFTSSPVDNVEAYIRNSPVFHAKNVKTPLMILHNDKDGAVDFTQGIEYFNQLRRLQKPVVMLQYKGENHGLRVPANMKDYTVRMREFLDHHLMGKPAPQWLLDGVPHLKLKDHLEERTKDKGDPVVGPLDEVVKK, translated from the coding sequence ATGAAACAGCAGCACAGCATTCTGATGACACTCTTCTTGGCAGCCGCGCTGGCATTGGTCTTAACGCCGGGCGCTTCCATATCAGCACAGCAAAGTGGGGCCGCTCCCGCCAAGGCCGAAGGCGGCAAACGCCCCATCGAAATGAAAGACATTCTGGCGTGGAAGCGGCTGGGCACGGCCACGGTTTCCAACGACGGCAAGTATTTCGCCTACAAGTTGACGCCGACCGAGGGCGATGGCGAAGCCGTGTTGCGTCGCGTGGCCGATGACAAAGAGTGGCGCTTCGCCATCGGCGAATCGGCTGGATTCGGTGGCGGTGGCGGTGGCGGCGCGTTTGGCGAGGGGCCGGTGGCGCGTGAATTGGCGTTTTCGGAAGATGGCAACTGGTTCGCTTTCACGGTCTATCCCGGCGCCAAAGAGGCCAAGCGATTGAAGCGCGAGCGCAAACCGTTGCAAAACAAAATCACGCTCGTCGAATTGGCGACTGAAAAGAAAACCGAGTTTGAGAAGATCAGACGTTTTGCCTTTTCGGCGGAGAACGCCGCGTGGATCGCGCTGCATCGTTACGGCGCTGAGGCCGCGCCGGCTGGACCAACAGTAGCGACGGGGCCGCCGTCTGGTGCGCCTGCGGGCGGCGGCGCGGCTGCGCCCGAACGCGCGACGGGTTCGGATTTGATCCTGCACGAACTGGCGACGGGCAATGAACTCAACGTCGGCAACGTCGCCGATTTCGCCTTCAACAAAAAGGGCGACTGGCTGGCGTGGACGATTGATGCGACTGACAAGGTTGGCAACGGCATTCAAGTGCGCAATATGAGCAATGGCGCAGTCTTGCCGCTCGATAGCGACAAGGCCGTCTATCGCGGCTTGAACTGGACGGAGAAGGGTGAGGCGCTGGCTGCGGTGAAAGGCGTCGAGGACAAAGGCTTCGAGGATAAGCTTTACAGCTTGGTCGCGGTTACGTTCAGCAGCGGCACGCCGCAAAAGACTGTGTACGATCCGCGCCAGGACAAAGATTTCCCTGCCGGGCTTTCGGTCAGCCCGAATCGTTCGCCAGCCTGGACGGACGATCTGAGCGCCGTGCTTTTCGGTATTCAGGAAGTGAAACGCAAGAAGCCAGGACGCGAGGGCGAAGCGAAAGCGCCCGAAACAGTAGCTGTTACTGCGGCTGCTCCGCCTGCCGGGATGCGTCCACCACAGGACGAAACCGAAAAACCTGATCTGGTGTTGTGGCATTGGCAGGACAAACGTTTGCAAGCCCAGCAGCAGGTCGAAGAGCCGCGCGACAAGAATTTCAGCTACCTGGCAATTTACCGCGTAGCCGAAAAGAAATTCATGCGTCTGGCCGATGAGATGGTGCGCAATGTGAACGCCGCGCCCAAACAGCAATGGGCGATTGGTTCCGACACACGCGAATACGAATTGATGAGCAACCTGGATGGCCGCCGCTATCAGGATGTTTATGTGATTGATCTGAAAACCGGCGCGCGCAAGCTGGCGTTGAAAAAGGCGCGCAACGTGTTTGGCCCTTCAACTGATGGCACGCAGTTGCTCTACCACGAAGACGGCCATTTTATGACCTACGATCTGGCGACCGGCCAGACGCAAAACCTGACGGCCAAAGTGCCTGCCGTGTTCTGGAACGAAGAGGATGATCACAACGTCGTCAAACCGCCGACGTTTCCTTTAGGCTGGACGAAAGACAGCAAGGCCGTGTTGCTGACCGATGGCTGGGACATTTGGCAGGTGCCCACACGGAGTGGCGGACAAGCCGTCAATCTGACCGTCAACGGCAAGCGTGACAAGATTCGCTATCAAACGCGCTTCCGCTTAGACCCTGAAGAGAAGGGGATTGATCTGGCGCAGCCGCTGTACGTGCGTGCTTACGGCGAATGGACGAAGAAGATGGGCATCGCACGCATCGAACCAGGCAAACCCGGCGCGAAACCGTTGATGTGGGACGATGCTGCGTATGGCACGCTGGTCAAAGCCAAAACGGCGGATGCCTATTTCTTTACGCGCGAGACGCCGACGGATTTCCCTGACTATTTCGTGGCTGACGCTTCGTTGGGTAATGCACACAAGCTGACCACTGCGAATCCGCAGCAGAAAGATTTCTTGTGGTCGGCGGGCGCCAAGCTGATTGAGTACACCAGCGCGAAGGGCGACAAGCTGCAAGGCTCATTATTCCTGCCCGCGAATTACCAGCCGGGCAAGAGCTATCCGACGATTGTTTATATCTATGAAAAGCTTTCGCAAGGGCAAAACACGTACACCGCGCCGACGGCGAACGGCTTTAACAAAGCGGTTTACACCAGCAACGGCTACGCGGTGTTGATGCCGGACATTACCTACAAGATCAACGATCCGGGCATGTCTGCCGTCTGGTGCATTTTGCCCGCCTTGCAGGCGGCGATTGCGACCGGGGTGGTGGACAAGGACAACGTGGCGCTGCACGGTCATTCATGGGGCGGCTATCAAACAGCGTTTATGGTGACGCAGACCAACGCCTTCAAAGCGGCCATCGCGGGCGCGCCGCTGACTGATATGATCTCAATGTACAACCTGATCTATTGGAATTCGGGCGGCGGCAACATGGCCATTTTTGAAAGCAGCCAGGGACGCTTCACTTCAAGCCCGGTGGACAACGTCGAAGCCTACATTCGCAACTCGCCGGTCTTTCACGCCAAGAACGTCAAGACGCCGCTGATGATCTTGCATAACGACAAAGACGGCGCAGTGGATTTCACGCAAGGCATCGAATACTTCAACCAACTGCGGCGGCTACAAAAGCCCGTCGTGATGTTGCAATACAAAGGCGAGAACCACGGCCTGCGTGTGCCGGCGAACATGAAGGACTACACCGTGCGCATGCGCGAATTCCTGGATCACCACTTGATGGGCAAACCCGCGCCGCAATGGTTGCTGGACGGCGTGCCGCATCTCAAGTTGAAAGATCACCTGGAAGAGCGCACCAAAGATAAAGGTGACCCAGTGGTTGGGCCGTTGGATGAAGTGGTGAAGAAATAA
- a CDS encoding efflux RND transporter periplasmic adaptor subunit, with translation MKFKLGNFKGLLLTVGVLAVAGAGLGYFYYGRKATAEEYITTKIERGNVRNTVSATGALQAVTTVQVGSQVSGNIKALNVDFNSTVHKGQIVAQLDPSIFQAQVAQARANLESARANLADAQAKLVSAQVAIESQRANVGSANANLEALKAARDDAKSALQRQEGLAAAGIINQRDLDIARTMVQSAEARYNQAVSQVAQARATEQQATRSGIAQAEASVKQAQAQVQQSEASLRLAEVNLSHTTIASPIDGVVVSRNVDVGQTVAASLSAPTLFTIANDLTQMQVIANIDQADIGVINSANKIGFTVDAFPGQTFNGTISQIRLNPVNTQNVVTYNVVIDVSNPELKLKPGMTANLTITIAERQNVLKVPNAALRFRPADMTPEKMRELFGGGHEGGGAGGGANANAGKPAEAPAGQAKPGEKPAAKPEGGQAGAGAQRGEGRSGERGGGAAAGAGPNQNAAAREGGEGKRGEGQRGGGANAGGNANAGGNANGGGGARNAGGPGTPGANAGSPGSGGAGFGGMQTAAVVSGQRRIVWVLGPDGKPQPRRIRLGITDGASTEVTEGDLKEGEAVITAQNSANTNRANPTSSRPPGFGGGMGGPGMGGGGGGGGRPR, from the coding sequence ATGAAGTTCAAGCTGGGAAATTTTAAGGGGTTGTTGCTTACGGTTGGCGTTTTGGCGGTAGCGGGTGCCGGGCTGGGCTATTTTTATTATGGCCGGAAGGCGACGGCGGAAGAGTACATCACCACCAAGATCGAGCGCGGCAATGTGCGCAATACGGTGAGCGCTACCGGGGCCTTGCAAGCCGTGACGACTGTTCAGGTGGGCAGCCAGGTTTCGGGCAATATCAAGGCGCTCAACGTGGATTTCAATTCGACCGTGCACAAAGGACAGATCGTGGCGCAACTCGATCCTTCGATCTTTCAGGCACAAGTGGCGCAAGCGCGCGCCAATCTCGAATCGGCCCGCGCGAATCTGGCCGATGCGCAAGCCAAGTTGGTTTCCGCCCAAGTGGCCATTGAAAGTCAGCGTGCCAATGTGGGCAGCGCCAACGCCAATCTCGAAGCCTTAAAGGCGGCGCGTGATGACGCCAAGAGCGCCTTACAACGGCAGGAAGGACTCGCCGCTGCCGGTATCATCAATCAGCGCGATCTGGACATCGCCCGCACGATGGTGCAATCCGCCGAAGCCCGTTACAACCAAGCCGTCTCGCAAGTGGCGCAGGCGCGCGCGACGGAACAGCAAGCGACGCGCTCCGGCATTGCGCAGGCGGAAGCCAGCGTCAAACAGGCGCAAGCGCAGGTGCAACAGTCCGAGGCTTCGTTGCGCTTGGCCGAAGTCAATCTGAGCCACACGACGATCGCTTCGCCGATTGACGGGGTGGTTGTTTCGCGCAACGTGGACGTGGGCCAGACCGTGGCGGCCAGTTTGTCGGCGCCGACGCTGTTTACCATCGCCAACGATCTGACCCAGATGCAAGTCATCGCCAACATTGACCAGGCCGACATTGGCGTCATCAATTCCGCCAACAAGATTGGCTTTACCGTAGACGCCTTTCCCGGCCAAACCTTCAACGGGACGATCAGCCAAATCCGGCTCAATCCGGTCAACACGCAAAACGTGGTCACGTATAACGTCGTGATTGACGTGTCGAATCCCGAACTCAAACTCAAACCCGGCATGACGGCGAACCTGACGATCACCATCGCGGAACGGCAAAACGTGCTGAAAGTGCCTAACGCCGCTTTACGCTTCCGGCCTGCCGATATGACGCCGGAAAAGATGCGCGAATTGTTTGGTGGCGGGCATGAGGGCGGCGGCGCTGGTGGCGGCGCTAACGCTAACGCGGGGAAGCCCGCCGAAGCGCCTGCGGGTCAAGCCAAGCCCGGCGAGAAACCGGCGGCCAAGCCTGAGGGCGGCCAAGCTGGCGCAGGCGCGCAACGCGGCGAAGGCCGTTCGGGCGAACGTGGTGGCGGTGCTGCTGCCGGAGCGGGGCCAAACCAAAACGCTGCTGCCAGAGAAGGTGGTGAAGGGAAACGTGGCGAAGGGCAACGTGGCGGCGGCGCAAACGCTGGCGGTAATGCGAACGCTGGTGGTAATGCGAACGGTGGCGGCGGCGCGCGCAATGCCGGTGGGCCAGGCACACCGGGGGCCAATGCCGGTAGCCCTGGTTCAGGCGGCGCCGGTTTTGGCGGCATGCAGACGGCTGCCGTAGTGTCAGGTCAACGCCGTATCGTTTGGGTGCTGGGGCCGGATGGCAAACCGCAACCGCGCCGCATCCGGCTGGGCATTACGGATGGCGCGAGCACTGAGGTGACCGAAGGGGATTTGAAAGAAGGCGAGGCCGTGATCACCGCGCAAAATAGCGCCAATACCAACCGCGCTAATCCCACCAGCAGCCGTCCGCCCGGCTTTGGCGGTGGAATGGGTGGCCCCGGCATGGGCGGCGGCGGCGGCGGCGGCGGACGCCCGCGCTAA
- a CDS encoding ABC transporter ATP-binding protein has translation MGDVEVHALRGVSLTVGHGEFVAIMGASGSGKSTMMNIIGCLDQPTKGKYILDGQDVSRMSKDDRADIRNGKIGFVFQGFNLLSRTSALENVELPMLYAGLSTAERHSRAQAALKAVGLAGREQNHPNQLSGGQQQRVAIARSLVNRPTIILADEPTGALDSRTSVEVMGIFQQLNREQGITLVLVTHEHDIAEYAKRVIIFKDGKVSRDYAVADQRDAAEELKLLPEIIEDDDDD, from the coding sequence ATGGGCGATGTCGAAGTGCATGCTTTACGCGGGGTTTCTTTAACCGTGGGCCACGGCGAATTCGTCGCCATCATGGGCGCTTCGGGTTCGGGCAAATCCACGATGATGAACATCATCGGTTGCTTGGATCAGCCGACCAAGGGCAAATACATTCTCGATGGGCAGGATGTTTCGCGCATGTCGAAAGACGACCGCGCCGACATTCGCAATGGCAAAATCGGCTTCGTGTTTCAAGGCTTCAATCTGCTCTCGCGGACTTCAGCGCTGGAGAACGTCGAATTGCCGATGCTTTACGCGGGTCTTTCCACGGCTGAGCGGCACAGCCGCGCGCAAGCGGCGCTCAAGGCCGTCGGTTTGGCCGGACGTGAACAAAATCATCCGAACCAGCTTTCTGGGGGACAGCAACAGCGTGTGGCGATTGCGCGGTCACTGGTGAACCGCCCGACGATTATTCTGGCTGACGAACCGACAGGGGCGCTCGATTCGCGCACCTCGGTCGAAGTCATGGGCATTTTTCAGCAGTTGAATCGTGAACAGGGCATCACGCTGGTGCTGGTCACGCACGAACACGACATCGCCGAATATGCCAAGCGTGTGATCATTTTCAAAGATGGCAAGGTCAGCCGCGATTACGCTGTGGCTGACCAGCGCGATGCGGCTGAAGAATTGAAGCTGTTGCCCGAGATTATTGAAGACGATGATGACGATTGA